A single Paratractidigestivibacter faecalis DNA region contains:
- a CDS encoding pyridoxal phosphate-dependent aminotransferase, with protein sequence MTINEKSYAYGAQKSSIREIAAYGSARKAQIGAENVFDFGLGNPSIPAPESVRSSIARALELPPTQLHGYTPAPGLPAAREAVAASLNRRFGTSYAAGDVYLTCGAAASLSISFHTTVNVGDEVIVIAPYFPEYRVWIETAGATCVEVMADPETFQIDVAAVAAAITAKTKAIVINSPNNPVGSVYAEQNLRDLAAALAAAEERLGTQIYLVADEPYREITYGAEVPWVPAIYDRTIVCYSYSKSLSLPGERIGWVLVPNTNPDHDKLVLAVAGAGRKLGFVCAPAIFQRVVIDCVDEPTDVEAYAENRRALTEGLSALGYEFVEPQGAFYLWVKALEPDANAFFERAKALELLPVPSDSFGCPGWVRVGYCVSKETIVNSMSAWKKLAESYE encoded by the coding sequence ATGACCATCAACGAGAAGAGCTACGCCTACGGCGCGCAGAAGTCCTCCATCCGCGAGATCGCCGCCTACGGCAGCGCCCGCAAGGCCCAGATCGGCGCGGAGAACGTCTTTGACTTCGGCCTGGGCAACCCCTCCATCCCGGCGCCGGAGTCCGTGCGCTCCTCCATCGCCCGCGCGCTGGAGCTGCCGCCCACGCAGCTGCACGGCTACACGCCGGCCCCCGGCCTGCCCGCCGCTCGCGAGGCCGTGGCCGCGAGCCTCAACCGCCGCTTTGGCACCAGCTACGCCGCCGGTGACGTCTACCTCACCTGCGGTGCCGCCGCCTCGCTCTCCATCAGCTTCCACACGACGGTGAACGTGGGCGACGAGGTCATTGTGATCGCGCCGTACTTCCCCGAGTACCGCGTGTGGATCGAGACCGCCGGCGCGACCTGCGTCGAGGTCATGGCAGACCCCGAAACGTTCCAGATTGACGTTGCCGCCGTTGCGGCCGCCATCACGGCCAAGACCAAGGCCATCGTCATTAACTCGCCGAACAACCCCGTCGGCTCCGTTTACGCCGAGCAGAACCTCCGCGACCTCGCCGCTGCGCTCGCCGCCGCCGAGGAGCGCCTGGGCACGCAGATCTACCTCGTGGCCGACGAACCCTACCGCGAGATTACCTACGGCGCCGAGGTGCCCTGGGTGCCCGCCATCTACGACCGCACCATCGTCTGCTACTCCTACTCAAAGAGCCTCAGCCTGCCGGGCGAGCGCATCGGCTGGGTGCTCGTGCCCAACACGAACCCTGACCACGACAAGCTTGTGCTCGCGGTCGCCGGTGCTGGCCGCAAGCTGGGCTTCGTCTGCGCCCCGGCCATTTTCCAGCGCGTGGTGATCGACTGCGTGGATGAGCCCACTGACGTGGAGGCCTACGCCGAGAACCGCCGCGCCCTCACCGAGGGGCTCTCGGCGCTCGGCTACGAGTTCGTCGAGCCGCAGGGGGCGTTCTACCTGTGGGTTAAGGCGCTCGAGCCTGACGCCAACGCGTTCTTCGAGCGTGCCAAGGCCCTTGAGCTGCTGCCCGTCCCGTCCGACAGCTTTGGCTGCCCCGGCTGGGTCCGCGTTGGCTACTGCGTGAGCAAGGAGACCATCGTCAACTCCATGTCCGCCTGGAAGAAGCTCGCTGAGAGTTACGAGTAG
- a CDS encoding ATP-binding protein → MSNGKTIGVPRPAAYTPRIVDRQIEKYLGLFGAVEVSGAKWCGKTWSSLAHAASVTYVDRGANLQIIQADPAYALAGDRPHVIDEWQRVPAIWDTVRHASDELGEAKGAWILTGSSTPNKDKTAHSGAGRIGRVRMHPMTLAETGESSGRVSLAGLFRGEFEPCQCDNGIESLARLAVRGGWPAERTAQPGDAQIVLRDYMESIFIQSIPRLGGNESTARRLALSLARNLGQSTKADTLIRDTYALGSAETTSESQRKEVAGLLDIFTRLFLVDEVPGWVPASRSPKRMRVKPKRYFADPSLPVALLGLSCEALLQDWQSFGLVFENLVMRDLDVYSRALDFGMSSPLRYYRDDSDLEADAIIERPDGNWAAIEIKVSLDKVDEAASQLLRIRKKVCGSAVARVREPAFLAVVTGMGEVAYRRSDGVYVIPIRALGA, encoded by the coding sequence GTGTCGAACGGGAAGACCATTGGGGTGCCCAGACCGGCTGCATATACGCCAAGAATCGTCGACAGACAAATAGAGAAGTACCTCGGTCTGTTTGGTGCCGTTGAGGTGTCGGGCGCCAAGTGGTGTGGCAAGACCTGGTCTTCCCTTGCGCACGCGGCGTCCGTGACCTACGTCGATAGGGGCGCTAACCTGCAGATTATTCAGGCGGACCCTGCCTATGCCCTTGCGGGCGACCGTCCACATGTCATCGACGAGTGGCAGCGCGTCCCGGCCATTTGGGACACGGTGAGACACGCCTCAGACGAGCTGGGGGAAGCGAAAGGGGCTTGGATACTGACGGGCTCCTCGACTCCAAATAAAGACAAGACGGCTCACAGCGGCGCCGGGCGCATTGGACGAGTCAGGATGCATCCCATGACGCTTGCCGAGACTGGGGAGTCGAGCGGCCGAGTCAGTCTTGCGGGCCTCTTCCGCGGCGAGTTTGAGCCATGCCAGTGCGATAACGGCATTGAGTCCTTGGCAAGGCTTGCTGTCCGCGGCGGTTGGCCTGCAGAGCGCACAGCTCAGCCAGGGGATGCGCAGATTGTCCTCAGGGACTACATGGAGTCCATCTTTATCCAGAGCATTCCACGCCTGGGCGGAAACGAGAGCACGGCGCGGCGGCTTGCGCTGTCGCTAGCCCGTAATCTCGGCCAGTCCACCAAGGCAGATACGCTCATCCGGGATACCTACGCGTTGGGTTCAGCCGAAACGACTTCGGAGAGCCAGCGCAAGGAGGTGGCCGGTCTCCTGGATATATTCACGCGCCTCTTCCTTGTTGATGAGGTGCCGGGCTGGGTCCCGGCATCTCGTTCGCCCAAGCGCATGCGGGTCAAGCCAAAGCGATACTTTGCTGATCCGTCCCTTCCGGTTGCACTTCTCGGTTTGTCCTGTGAGGCACTTCTGCAGGATTGGCAGAGCTTCGGCCTTGTATTTGAGAACCTTGTTATGCGTGACCTCGACGTCTATTCCCGTGCACTGGACTTTGGCATGTCCTCTCCGCTGCGCTACTACCGTGATGATTCCGACCTTGAAGCCGACGCAATCATTGAGAGGCCCGATGGAAACTGGGCTGCCATCGAGATCAAGGTGAGCCTCGATAAGGTCGACGAGGCCGCGTCGCAGCTTTTGAGGATTCGGAAAAAGGTCTGTGGAAGCGCCGTCGCGCGAGTGAGGGAACCGGCGTTCCTGGCTGTGGTAACTGGCATGGGCGAGGTGGCATATCGCCGCTCCGACGGCGTATATGTGATTCCGATTCGCGCGTTGGGGGCATAG